The nucleotide sequence AATCATGGGGAAGTATTTCGGAACAGACGGTGTACGCGGTGTAGCAAATACACAACTGACACCCGAACTGGCATTTAAAATCGGACGCGTTGGCGGTTACGTTCTTACCAGACACAAGCAGGAAGGGAAACCAAAAGTGGTGATTGGGCGCGATACGCGCATTTCCGGACAAATGCTGGAAAACGCACTTTTGGCTGGGCTGTTATCGGTTGGAGCAGAAGTGGTCAGATTGGGTGTTATCTCCACCTCGGGGGTAGCGTATCTCACACGTGCACTTGGTGCAGATGCGGGTGTTATGATCTCCGCCTCTCACAATCCGTTTCCGGATAACGGAATCAAGTTCTTCGGTAGCAACGGTTTTAAACTGTCCGACGAAGTGGAAGCTGAAGTAGAACAGTATTTGGACGCGACAGAGGATACTATGCCTCGACCAACAGGCGAACAAATCGGGACGGTTCTGGAATTCCTGGAGGGTGGTCAAAAGTACCTCTCTCATTTAAAGAGTACCGTATCTGAGCGATTTGACGGTCTGAAGGTAGTCCTGGACTGTGCAAATGGTGCTGTCTCATCATTGGCAGCTCGTCTGTTTGCGGATGTGGACGCTGAAGTGATCACGATTGGTGCGAATCCGAATGGAATCAACATCAATGACCAATGCGGTTCAACGCATCCTGAACGTCTAGTAGAAGAAGTTTTGAAGCATAAAGCTGACTTGGGTCTATCCTTTGATGGGGACGCGGATCGCTGTATTGCAGTAGATGATAATGGTGAAATCATCGACGGCGACTATATTATGGCGATCTGTGCACGAGCACTTAAGGCAAAAGGAAAGCTCAACAACAATACAGTTGTTACGACCGTAATGGCCAACATGGGCTTCTTCAAAGGGATGGAGGAGTGCTCCATCAATACGACGAAGACTGCTGTAGGGGATCGCTATGTAGTTGAAGAGATGCTGCGCGGAGGTTATAATCTCGGTGGCGAACAGTCCGGTCATATTGTCTTCCTGGACTACAATACGACAGGAGACGGTCTGTTAACGGGTCTGCAGCTCTTGAACATCATCAAGGAGTCTGGCAAGCCGTTGTCCGAGCTCAAACAAGTGATGGTCAAATATCCGCAGCTTTTGATCAATGTCCGTGTAGAGGACAAGTCAAAGCTGAATGGCAATGAAGCTATTGCGCAGGCCATCCGTGACGTGGAAGAAGATTTGGCTGGCAATGGTCGCGTTCTGGTTCGTCCGTCCGGAACAGAGCCAATCGTACGTGTCATGGCAGAAGGCCCAGATGCGTCACAGTTGGAAGGGCTCGTGAATCGGATCGTTGACGTGGTCAAACAAGAACTGGTGTAAAATTAGTGTAAAAAGTTGCAGGGAGCGGTTTCGATGCCGCTCCCTTTTGCATACAACTAAAATACGACGACGAGATGTTGTCGCTCTTCATAATCTGTGGTACAGTGTTCATGTGCGCTAGCACCAAGAAAGAAAAAAATGGGAGGGGTTGTGCAAAAAAGAACAAGCATCGTAAATCAAATGCAGACGATTGAAAAGCGCCAGCACTGAGGCTGCCCGACATGGAGCCCAGTGGACGAGGTGGAGGTTTATCGAAGGATTCGGCGGATACCTCCCGGCAGCAGTATCACTGCCGCAGAGCGCAGGGACAAAACATCAGGGTGATCTGGTGGACAAAACCTTGTGTGTGATACGTTATTTGCCATTGCCGAAATAGATGAAACAGTATGACCATATAAAAACATGGAATGGCGGGGGACTCACCCCCGTACCATTGTTCGGGTGGAAGTCCCTCGCCAAATTGGAAGGGGACCATACACTTATGTGCGGAATCGTTGGATATATTGGAAATAAACAAGCGCAAGATATCGTAATCGGAGGACTTCGCAAGCTGGAGTATCGCGGCTATGATTCAGCAGGGGTTGCTGTCGTGAACGAAAACGGCTTGGAGTACTCAAAAGCTCAGGGACGTCTGGCTGTTCTGGAAGGTCGTTTGGAGTCGAAGCCATTGACTGGTTCTATGGGAATCGGGCATACACGTTGGGCAACACACGGAAAACCGTCTGACGAGAACTCCCACCCACATACAGACGAGAAATCGGCTTTTGCAGTCGTTCACAACGGGATCATCGAAAACTTCCTGCCATTGAAAGAAGAGCTGCTGGCAAAAGGCTACACGTTCACTTCTGAGACAGATACCGAAGTTATTGCTCACTTGCTCGCGGACATGTACGATGGCGATATCGTTTCTACAGCTCGTCGTGCTGTTCAACGCATGCGTGGTGCCTATGCATTGGGAATCATGACGCAGCACGAGCCAGAGAAGCTGGTAGCGATTCGATTGGCTAGCCCGCTGGTAGTTGGTGTGGGTCAAGGCGAGAGCTTTATCGGTTCGGATATCCCGGCTATTTTGGAGCATACACGTGACGTGTACATTTTGAACGAAGGCGAAATGGCTGTGTTGACTCGCGATGGTGTGGAACTGATGAACGCAGAGACCGGCGAGAAAATCGAGCGGGAACTGTTCCATGTCGAGTGGGATTTGGTACAAGCAGAAAAAGGCGGATATGATTCCTTCATGCTCAAGGAAATGCACGAGCAGCCTCAAGCTGTTCGCGATACCATGGGTGCCCGCATTGACGAGGACAATAAGCGAGTGATTTTGCCTGAGCTGAAAATGAGCGATGTGGAATTGGCGGCATACGATCGCATCTACATCGTGGCATGCGGTACTTCCATGCACGCAGGTCTCGTCGGTAAGGATGTTATCGAAAAGTGGACTCGCGTACCTGTAGAGGTAGCAGTCGCTTCCGAGTTCCGTTACCGTGATCCGATCTACACAGACAAGACACTGATGATCGTCATCAGCCAATCTGGTGAGACAGCAGATACGCTGGCTGCGCTGCGTGAGGCGAAGAAGAGCAACGTGAAGGTATTGGCTATCACCAACGTGGTAGGCAGCTCTGTAGCTCGTGAAGCTGACGAAGTGATCTTTACGTGGGCTGGTCCGGAAGTAGCGGTAGCATCTACGAAAGCATACACCTCCCAAGTCGTTGCCCTGTACTTGTTCAGCCTGTATCTGGCTCAAGTAAAAGGCACCATGGCGGCTGCTGAGGTTGCTGAAGTCGTTGAACACCTGAGCGAGATCCCTGGCAAAATCGCTTCCATGCTGAATAACGATGATCAAATTCGTCGCTTTGCGGAGGGCACAAAAGAGGTAAGCAGCCTGTTCTTCATCGGCCGCAGCCTCGACTATGCGGTTTCGCTGGAAGGCTCTCTGAAGCTGAAGGAAATCTCCTACATTCACTCTGAAGCGTATCCAGCTGGTGAGCTGAAGCACGGTACACTTGCGCTGATTGAAGATAATGTTCCAGTTGTAGCTTTGGCTACGCAACCAGACATCTACGAAAAAACGGTAAGCAACATCGTGGAAGTAAAAGCTCGCGGCGCTCATGTACTGGGCTTTGCGACTGAAGGCAACCACGACCTGGCGAAGAGTGTGGATGAGGTCATTTACATGCCAGCCACTCTGCCAATGCTCACACCGATTCTGACCGTCATTCCATTGCAATTACTTGCTTACTACGCTTCTGTCGCTCGCGGCCTTGACGTGGATAAACCACGGAACTTGGCGAAGAGTGTGACGGTTGAGTAGAGTTGAAGGGAATAAGAACATCCTGTTGTGGGTAGTAATATAGTTTGTCACCTTTGGGAAGATACTTTGTCACCCGTTGTAACATATGCTGGCCCAGCCTTGCTGCAGTATCACCTTACTGTAGCAAGGCTTTTTTTGTGTTTAAAAATGAAAGAAATTAGTTATTTTTGTATTAATCGGATAATTTAGGTGTGAGATCATGTGAGAAATCGTATGGAACAAGTCTCGACACTTTTCGGGGCGAATAAACAGGGGGGAGCGTTTTGGATTGGTCAAATCGTAATTGGAGTAAAGAGGACAAGCTCTACGCACCAAAACGTAAAGTTGATAACAAAGGGAGCCACAACAAACCCCATGTAATCGGGTCTATAGCAAGCTACAAAATGAGTAGGGATGTAGCGTACCATTCATTAGCCGAATGCTTATTTTATTACTTTCTAGAACTCGATCAGGCCTCCGTTCGATATTATGACCAACCGATAAACGTCCATAAAGCAATGGTTTCATGTTCCAGATGTACTCGTATTTCGTCAAGGCTCAGTTCTCACTTGTATCAAATTAAGAATTCACCCGATATGGAGACAGAGATTTTTAAATTATGTAATAGTCGATGTGAAAAATTAGCATTCTCTCAAAATTGGAAGTATAGCGTGATTTATCCGAAGACATTACCTGAAGTCGTAGTACGCAATCTTAAATTCTTAAATCCTTACCTTAAGAAAAGAAAAAGTTATTCGCAATGGGTGGATCAAGTTATTAATAATCTATCTTATTTAGAAACTTCATCTGTCTTAGATATAGCTCGAAGCTTCACGGCTAGTGTGGATTTTCGATATATACTTCCAGTTGTATATCACTTAATTGCAACAGGTGTGTTCAATGTCAACTTACAAAAGACAATTACGTTAGGGAATTTTTCTGGTCAGTTACGACAGTTTCTGGGGGAGAGTGATAGCTTTGAAACTGTTCAATTTACGGGACCAGAATATGAAGAAGAAGGTTTAATTGATCAGAAAGTAGACCATGACGATTCTCTTAAGCCCCAAAATTGGATTTGAGTCATACCCTCTTATCTTGTTAAGCTGATATCAGAAGAACAGAGGGGGATTTTTTATGCAACGGAAACGCTATTCAATCGAGTTCAAACAACAACTGGTGCAATAGCACAAGAAGCAGGAAATGCAAGCCAGGTAGCCAGACGGCATGGGATAGACGTCAAAATGCTAAATCGTTGGATTCGTGATTCCAAACACGTAGATTGGCAAAACACTTCTGCCGAAGCCAAAGCTGTAACGAGCTATACACCAAGCCCAGGAGAGTTTCGTGAACTTGAAACCGAGAATGATAAATTGAAGAAATTACTTGGAGAAAAGGATTGGGAAATCGCGATCCTTCGTGATTTTGTAAAAAAGGTGAACCCAGCTTATCAGACAAAATGGAAATAGCCGACAAGTGGATACAGCTGGGGTACACAGCCAAAATGGTGCTACGTATTGTCGGCATTTTTGAAGCAACCTACTACTACCGTAAAAACAAAGCCTCCCAAAAACCACGGAGGGCGGCCTATACCCGGTTATTCCTTGTCCATGGACGGACAACCTTAACGATATGGTTTATTTTATTTACTTTTGTTTTTTCTCTCCCGAATGATGGGTTTGCATGTTCTTGTGACTTTCCTGATACTGCGCAAGATAGTGTTAAGTTATCAGATTATGCGTTTGTTGGTAAGGTTATTAGTATTCAGCAAGAGCGAACGACAGATGCTTTTCATACAAACATCCAGTTTAAAGTGCAAGATGCTTTAAAAAATGTTGATACAGAGGTTCTGACCCTAAAAGATGATCTTGGTTCCTGTGGCATTCAATTTAAAGAGGGATCAACTTATATTGTTTATGCTAACTATGGAACCGACAATGAACAAACTAAGGAATATCTAAAAGCCAGTTATTGTTTGGGAACGACTAACATATATACAGCGATCGATGATCTTTACGAATTAAAAGCGTGGGAATCATTATCAAAATTAATATCTACGATCATCTTGATAGTCTTTGTAATTCTATTGATAATTGTTGGTGTTAAACAGAGGAATGAAAAAAGAAAACTGGTGTAGATCGAAACGTGTTACTGCACTAACGGGGATCGATAATTGAACAACAACAGCGGCAGTCTAAGACTTTATTTATCAAGTCTTGTTCTGTCGCTGCATTATTTATTGGACCCAGTCTAAAACTTTATTTTCACAGAACACCTTTATCAAATATTCCATGGTTAGCATATTCTTAATCCGCTGATTGAACCACCGAATGCCGTGATGCCATATTAGACAATACAAACACGGTAATGATGGCGATGAGTACGCCGAGTACCCCGAACCAGGTAATGGATGCCAAAGAAATATGGTTAACGATCAGCCCGCCGATTCCTGCGCCGACAGCCATGGCAAGCTGCATCATGGAACTGTTCAAGCTCAGCATGACGCCCGAGGATTCAGGAACAAGCGAAACCAGGTTAAATTGCTGCGCGGGAGCGGATGACCAAGCGGAAAAAGACCAGAGGATCAAAATGGCGAATACAGCAATAACCGACTGTCCGACTAAGGATAGCAAAATTAACGAAATGACGTGAAGCACCATCCCTGATACGAGCGTGTATTTGATGCCCCGTTTATCCGCGCTGTAGCCGCCGACTTTCGAGCCAATCAAACTGGCAATGCCGAACACGAACAGAGCGGCGCTAATCAATGAATCATTTAAATGAGTCACCTCTAGCAGAAAAGGGGAGATGTAGGTATAGGCGAGGGAATATCCTCCCAACCAGAAAAAAGTAATTGCTAAAGCAACCAAAACCTGAGGTTTTTTTAACAAAGCAAATTGATTGATCAAAGGAACAGGCTTGTCTCCCTGCATACGTGGAAGAACAGCAGCAATGACAAGCATAGCGATGACCCCGACAATTGCGATGGCCAGAAATACCGCTTTCCAGCCAAAAGCCGAGGCTACCATTCTGCCGAGCGGGACGCCGATGATGAGCGATGCGGTAATGCCCATGGTGACGTTGGCGATGGCGCTGGCCTGCTTACCTGGCGGAGCGATTTTTGCGGCGATGCTGAGCGCGTTAACTGTGACCACCCCGGCACCTAATGCAGTAACGATTCTCGCGGCAATGAAGAAACCGAAGCCGGACAATATAAATGTGAGCAGATTTGCGGCAATAAAGAGGCCAAGCGAATAAAGTAGGAGCTTGCGCCGGTCTATTTTGGCCGTCAGCGCCATCAAAATAGGCGTGCCGACCGCATAGGCCAGGGAATAAACCGTAATGAGCTGGCCTGCTGCCGCAACGCTTGTTCCCAACGTCTCTGCGATTCGGTCTAATATCCCGGAAATGATGTAATTGGATGTTCCAACTAAAAAGCTGATCAAGGCTAGAACGTAAACTTTCCATGTGCTCTTCATAATTCACTCTCCTGTTTTGTTTCAATACAACATTAGTTGCTTGAACAACATGTGTTGTATTTGTATGCTATAATAGCAACCGAATGGTACGCAATCATCAATAACCATAAACCGTTGTATAGACGACACCATTTCTATAATGTCGTTTTACTGGGGAGATCTTAACCATGACAATTAAAAAGAATGAAGCTGATCCTCGTGTGATACGTACACGGCGACTCCTTCAAGACGCTTTTGCTTCATTAATTCAAGAAAAAGACTTTGAATCGATAACCGTTAGGGATATTGCAGAGAGGGCTACTGTTAACAGGGCGACTTTTTATGCGCACTTTGTAGACAAATTTGAAATTCTTGAGGCCAGACTAATGGAATCATTTATGACAATCATAAATCGTAGAATAAGCGGTCACGAAGAATTAAATGAAGAAACAATTCAGAGTATTTTTCTGGGGGTATGCGAATTTCACGAGGGTTTAAGCACTATGTGCAAAAGAAGAAATACATCGCTTGTACCTGTATTCGAAATTCAAGTAAAGGAAAAAATTCAAGCGATACTTCTTTCCTTTATAGACAAAGACAAGAGGCTAGCGACTCCAAACGCGCAATTCTTAATAAATACTGCTTCTATCATGTTAAGTTGGGGGATTTATGGGGCGGCTTACGTTTGGAACAATGAGGGGCGTCTAATAAGTGCGGAATCATTCGTTAAACAGACTATGCCCTTAGTGATGAACGGAGCCAAAGAACTATTGGAATAGGACCTGTCGTTATTGCTCTGCCCTTCCCGTTCAGATGAAACGATTAACTTGAATCACCGGTTGTTGTGTAACATAATGAATCATTCCGCTATCTTTGTATGCTGTACGATGGCCTGGCCCAAATCTCATGATCATCCTTCCCGGTATCGTTAGTGAAATACCCAGAGAGCAGGATGCTACCGCAGCTGCTCCTTGTTTTATTGAAATAACGGGCAAGATATTTTAAGAAATATGGTATCCGATACTGTAAACGAACCCGATTAGGAGGATCGTAATGAGATTTTTTGAACAACGTCTAGAAAATAGTATTCTTTCTTCTAAAGAACTGTTAACCAGTAATGATCTCGAGGAAGTCATGCATTTTTATAAGAGACGCCGTATTTGATGAATTGATTTGGGAGAAATTCATGCAATGGGGTAAATCATACTCTGTTCAAGATAAGTGCTAACTAAGAACTAACGGGTACGATAGCTTACCAAAACAACAGAGGCTTCTGGAGGTGATCCGGAAGCCTCGTTAAGCTAATGGGCAGGATGACGTAGGGTTGCCGAGGACGATGGGGATGAAGAGAGGGAGGGTATACCTGACAGGTTCCTTTATGCTCGTAACGGCTCACTGTCCGTCCTATTTGAGATGAAGCGTGGTGGAGGGAAGTTGTACCGTCCACAATTGGAGGCTCATAAGAGGAGATTTCTGGGGGTTTATTCGGGGGGGGGGTAAGAGAGGAGCTTGTCACTTGGAAATCTGTTGTAGGTTTGTTTACCAAGCAGAGAAAGAAGTATGATGATGTACATCGGAACGCTTTGTTGCTGGACTCTTTTTTATAGTTCTGCAAGATACATATGGTGGGTGAGAATACAAGTGAGGTTCCTTATGACAGGCATCTTGCACTTTTTAGCGGAAGGGCCTTTGAGGTAGTAAGTACCTTAAACAAATATGCATTGTCTCTAATGAATGGGGTAACCCCGTATGTTTCTTTTGCTCTCGAGTATAAGTATCCTGCAAACGTACGGAGAAATGGATGAGTATAGTGATCTGGATTTAATAATCGTCTACAATTATGCTTTTCGAAATGAGATCATGGAACAACGCTTCCGAATTGCCGAAAGACTCGGTAATTTACTTTCTGCATTCACAGGCGAGCATGTCGGGGAACCGAGATTGCTTATTTGTTTATATGGCCCAGCCCCTCTTCATGTCGACCTTAAATTTGTACAACTGGAAGAGCTCGAATCCCGAGTCGAGAACCCACTGATTCTTTGGGAGAGAGGTTCTGGTATTGCAACGATACTCAGTAAAACAAGTCCATCTCTCCCTTTCCCTCAGCCTCAATGGATCGAAGATCGCTTCTGGGTATGGGTGCATTACTGCGCTACAAAATTAGGGAGAGGTGAATTATTCGAATTAATCGATACGCTAACTTTTATGCGCAATGTAGTGTTAGGGCCGTTGGTACTCATTCGCAACGGTCATTCCCCGAGAGGGGTTCGAAAGCTCGAGAAATACGCTCTCAAGGAACTGGAGGAATTAAAATGTACGATTCCCATCCACAGCTTTGAAAGTTGCTACCACGCGCTAAAAAATACGATCAAGATGTACCAACGTCTACGCCAAGGTTCGGAAATTGTACCTAGGAAGGAAGCAGAACGCGTCTCAATCGAGTTTCTTGACGGTATATATTCAGGACAATCCCAATAGCAACTTGTTAAACAAAAGGGAACGATAGTTCAATAACAATGTGGAAAGGCAGTCGAAATTAATAGGCTGCCTTTTCGACGCTAACGGTAGGGTATGTATGGCATTATAAACGAAAAAAGCAGACATAGGTCTTCACAATGAAAGCGCAAGATCTTGAAACGTCATTTCCCCTATACTTAAAATGCAAATTTGAACGGCAATGGGGGAACGAACATGAGTAACAAGGTGGAAGGATTGTTAACTAACACAGATTTTCGCAGGCTCTGGATTGGGCAAACTGCATCACAGTTTGGGACTCAGGTTGCATTATTAGGAATGCCATTAGTGGCAGCTCTCTATTTAGGGGCCAGTCCCATGCAAATGGGGTTGCTTGGTTTTGTCGAGTATGCGCCATTTATCCTTTTCGGTTTGCTTGCTGGTGTATGGATAGACAGATTTCCCCGGCGACCAATTCTTGTCGCCGCTAACTTTTTCAGGGGTGCATTACTGCTCATTGTGCCGCTGACAGCCTTAACTGGATTCCTGAATATGACAGTTCTATATTTGGTAGCCTTCATAGTGGGGATCTGTACTGTCTTTTTTGATGTTGCCTATACATCCTTTTTGCCTTCCATTGTGAGCAAGGAGCAGCTTGTTGATGGGAATAGCAAACTAGAGACAAGTAAATCTACCGCACAAATTGCTGGGCCGGGTTTATCAGGTGGACTGGAACAGTTAATCACCGCTCCTTTTGCAATCTTGTTCACGGCGGTATCCTTTTTTGTATCCGCTGTATACATAGCCCGGATTCGCAAGTTGGAGACAGTCGTGACAGATGCGAAAAAACAAAAAAATATGTGGCTGGAAATTAAAGAAGGGCTGCATACAGTTTACACAAAACCATTGCTGTGGGGAGTGGTGCGCTGCTCAACAGTCTTTAACCTTTCCTGGAATGTTATTTTTAGTGTTTATGTTCTATATGCATCGCAAGAACTCAAAATCAGTGCGAGCATTCTTGGCATCATTTATGGAACGCTAGGAGTAGGGTACCTATTTGGCTCTCTGCTTGCCCAAAGGGCTGTACGTCGTTTTGGAGTAGGTCCAACAATTGTAGGTTCCGCTACGATCGCAGCAAGTGGCGGTTTGCTTGCTCCATTAGCAGTAGGATCAGAATTAAGTATGGCGTTGATTATGATGCTCGGACAGCTTCTTTTCGGAATGGGTGTCTCCATGTTTAGCATTAGTACCATCAGTTTACGTCAAGTAATTGTACCCGATGCCCTGCAAGGTCGCGTGAATGCTACGTTTCGATTTATCTCGTGGGGTTCTTTACCGCTTGGTTCGTTAATGGGAGGGATGATCGGGGGGGCAATGGGTTTACGGTTCGCTTTATTTGCGGGTGGCATTGGATTGTTAGCTTCGGCTTGTACATTATTGTTCACCCCATTTTTACAACTACGTGTGAAATCATTTCATGAATTAACATTGGAAAAAGATGTGTTTATAAAGAGCTAAGGAGTGCCTTAAGAAGCATTAAACTAACAGGTTCGATAGCATAATATAGCAGCGGTGAGTCTAAGACTTTATTTTCTGGTCTTAGGTCACCGCTGATTCATTTATTGGGTTCAGTCCCCTTCGGCGTGCAGCTCTTTTGGTTTATATAGATCCGTTTAGCTTGACCTTCTCCCGAGTGGTCCATAGTATCTCTGTTATGTCCCAAAAAGAATCCCACAATTATTAAAGCCGGTAATCCTTAGCGTACAAGATACCGGCGTTTTAGTGTTAAAGAGGTGTTTTTAAGTTACTTTGCGGTCTGTGTCAGCTACCCTTGTACTGGGACGTTTTGCTTTGGGACTCCGCTCTTCGTAAAAAATCAACGGCACGGTCAGGGAAGTCCGTAAACACCCCGTCAACTCCTGCTGTGAAGTAGAACTGATCGAGCAGTTCCTCAAAGTTTGCTGCATAGGCAGGGATTTGTCCTTTATCCGCTCGGAAGGTGTATGGATGCACTTCCAGGTCAGCTTCATGAGCCTCTTTGACAAGATTGGTAATGATGAGGTGGTCTTTCGTCGACTCTTCTTTGATGATCATCGGCTTCCATGGCCCTACGCCGTCTGCGTATTTCGCAATTTCTTTCATCGCCCCTTTTTCAAACATCCAATCGTAGTTGTAGGGAACGCCCTTACCGTTTTCATAGATCATGGTTTCGTTCCAGCCGGTTTCTGCCATGAGCTGTACAAGCTTCACGTTCATATTCAAATGTGGATAGAGCTCCGTGCGAATCCGTTTTGCTTCATTGGGGTCGAAAGTCTGTATGTACGCTTTGTCATTCTTGGACACATAGCCGTACTTTTTCAACACCTGTAACACTGCGAGGCTGATGTCCTTTCCTTCGTGTCTGTGGAACCAGGGAGCTTTGATCTCCGTATAGATCCCTACGTTACGACCCGTGCTTTTGTTCATACCCTGGATCAGTTCAATCTCTTCTTCCAAGGTGTGAACACTGAAGCTGGATTTCCAGAGAGGGAAGCGATCCGGATAGTCTTGTACCTGCTTGCCGTTTTCTACTGTGAAGACCTCTGTCGTTTTCAGTTTCTTGATCTCGTCAAGAGTGAAATCAATAACGTAGTACCTGCCATCTTTTCGTTTTCGATCAGGGTAGACCTCCGCTACATTGGTTACGCTGTCCAGATAATGGTCGTGCATGATGACTAGTTTGCTGTCCTTTGTCATGACCACGTCTTGTTCGATGTAGTCGACTCCCATCGCGTAAGCCATCGCTTTTGCGGGCAGCGTATGTTCCGGCAAGTATCCGCTCGCTCCGCGGTGGGCGATGACAATCTTATCCGCTTCGGCAAAGGATACGCTTCCAAAGCTCGTTGTAATAGCGAGAGCGGCTGCCAAGGATGTAACCAGTTTTTTCATGTTCTTCCTCCTCCATTTGGATGAAAAAAAGATCCACAAATTTCACTGGTAGGTTATACCGTACCAAATGAAATATTGTGAATCTCCTGATCTCCATCACAAAAATATTATATTGGTTACTAATGTAAGGGATAAAGAAAGCGCTGTCAATAAATTGTTAGCGGCAGCCCTTTTAAAGCAGTTCATGATCCTATTTGCTTGCTATTACCCATTTCATGTATTGCTGGACAAAAAAACAGCAAGGCTGATCGCAGGACCAACCTTGCTGTTTTTCCGTACATCACGAATTACAACTTCACAGGCTCTCCTGCGAATACTTCCAATTCC is from Brevibacillus brevis and encodes:
- the glmM gene encoding phosphoglucosamine mutase — encoded protein: MGKYFGTDGVRGVANTQLTPELAFKIGRVGGYVLTRHKQEGKPKVVIGRDTRISGQMLENALLAGLLSVGAEVVRLGVISTSGVAYLTRALGADAGVMISASHNPFPDNGIKFFGSNGFKLSDEVEAEVEQYLDATEDTMPRPTGEQIGTVLEFLEGGQKYLSHLKSTVSERFDGLKVVLDCANGAVSSLAARLFADVDAEVITIGANPNGININDQCGSTHPERLVEEVLKHKADLGLSFDGDADRCIAVDDNGEIIDGDYIMAICARALKAKGKLNNNTVVTTVMANMGFFKGMEECSINTTKTAVGDRYVVEEMLRGGYNLGGEQSGHIVFLDYNTTGDGLLTGLQLLNIIKESGKPLSELKQVMVKYPQLLINVRVEDKSKLNGNEAIAQAIRDVEEDLAGNGRVLVRPSGTEPIVRVMAEGPDASQLEGLVNRIVDVVKQELV
- the glmS gene encoding glutamine--fructose-6-phosphate transaminase (isomerizing), which gives rise to MCGIVGYIGNKQAQDIVIGGLRKLEYRGYDSAGVAVVNENGLEYSKAQGRLAVLEGRLESKPLTGSMGIGHTRWATHGKPSDENSHPHTDEKSAFAVVHNGIIENFLPLKEELLAKGYTFTSETDTEVIAHLLADMYDGDIVSTARRAVQRMRGAYALGIMTQHEPEKLVAIRLASPLVVGVGQGESFIGSDIPAILEHTRDVYILNEGEMAVLTRDGVELMNAETGEKIERELFHVEWDLVQAEKGGYDSFMLKEMHEQPQAVRDTMGARIDEDNKRVILPELKMSDVELAAYDRIYIVACGTSMHAGLVGKDVIEKWTRVPVEVAVASEFRYRDPIYTDKTLMIVISQSGETADTLAALREAKKSNVKVLAITNVVGSSVAREADEVIFTWAGPEVAVASTKAYTSQVVALYLFSLYLAQVKGTMAAAEVAEVVEHLSEIPGKIASMLNNDDQIRRFAEGTKEVSSLFFIGRSLDYAVSLEGSLKLKEISYIHSEAYPAGELKHGTLALIEDNVPVVALATQPDIYEKTVSNIVEVKARGAHVLGFATEGNHDLAKSVDEVIYMPATLPMLTPILTVIPLQLLAYYASVARGLDVDKPRNLAKSVTVE
- a CDS encoding TnsA endonuclease C-terminal domain-containing protein translates to MDWSNRNWSKEDKLYAPKRKVDNKGSHNKPHVIGSIASYKMSRDVAYHSLAECLFYYFLELDQASVRYYDQPINVHKAMVSCSRCTRISSRLSSHLYQIKNSPDMETEIFKLCNSRCEKLAFSQNWKYSVIYPKTLPEVVVRNLKFLNPYLKKRKSYSQWVDQVINNLSYLETSSVLDIARSFTASVDFRYILPVVYHLIATGVFNVNLQKTITLGNFSGQLRQFLGESDSFETVQFTGPEYEEEGLIDQKVDHDDSLKPQNWI
- a CDS encoding MFS transporter, with translation MKSTWKVYVLALISFLVGTSNYIISGILDRIAETLGTSVAAAGQLITVYSLAYAVGTPILMALTAKIDRRKLLLYSLGLFIAANLLTFILSGFGFFIAARIVTALGAGVVTVNALSIAAKIAPPGKQASAIANVTMGITASLIIGVPLGRMVASAFGWKAVFLAIAIVGVIAMLVIAAVLPRMQGDKPVPLINQFALLKKPQVLVALAITFFWLGGYSLAYTYISPFLLEVTHLNDSLISAALFVFGIASLIGSKVGGYSADKRGIKYTLVSGMVLHVISLILLSLVGQSVIAVFAILILWSFSAWSSAPAQQFNLVSLVPESSGVMLSLNSSMMQLAMAVGAGIGGLIVNHISLASITWFGVLGVLIAIITVFVLSNMASRHSVVQSAD
- a CDS encoding TetR/AcrR family transcriptional regulator, which translates into the protein MTIKKNEADPRVIRTRRLLQDAFASLIQEKDFESITVRDIAERATVNRATFYAHFVDKFEILEARLMESFMTIINRRISGHEELNEETIQSIFLGVCEFHEGLSTMCKRRNTSLVPVFEIQVKEKIQAILLSFIDKDKRLATPNAQFLINTASIMLSWGIYGAAYVWNNEGRLISAESFVKQTMPLVMNGAKELLE
- a CDS encoding MFS transporter, which gives rise to MSNKVEGLLTNTDFRRLWIGQTASQFGTQVALLGMPLVAALYLGASPMQMGLLGFVEYAPFILFGLLAGVWIDRFPRRPILVAANFFRGALLLIVPLTALTGFLNMTVLYLVAFIVGICTVFFDVAYTSFLPSIVSKEQLVDGNSKLETSKSTAQIAGPGLSGGLEQLITAPFAILFTAVSFFVSAVYIARIRKLETVVTDAKKQKNMWLEIKEGLHTVYTKPLLWGVVRCSTVFNLSWNVIFSVYVLYASQELKISASILGIIYGTLGVGYLFGSLLAQRAVRRFGVGPTIVGSATIAASGGLLAPLAVGSELSMALIMMLGQLLFGMGVSMFSISTISLRQVIVPDALQGRVNATFRFISWGSLPLGSLMGGMIGGAMGLRFALFAGGIGLLASACTLLFTPFLQLRVKSFHELTLEKDVFIKS
- the glpQ gene encoding glycerophosphodiester phosphodiesterase codes for the protein MKKLVTSLAAALAITTSFGSVSFAEADKIVIAHRGASGYLPEHTLPAKAMAYAMGVDYIEQDVVMTKDSKLVIMHDHYLDSVTNVAEVYPDRKRKDGRYYVIDFTLDEIKKLKTTEVFTVENGKQVQDYPDRFPLWKSSFSVHTLEEEIELIQGMNKSTGRNVGIYTEIKAPWFHRHEGKDISLAVLQVLKKYGYVSKNDKAYIQTFDPNEAKRIRTELYPHLNMNVKLVQLMAETGWNETMIYENGKGVPYNYDWMFEKGAMKEIAKYADGVGPWKPMIIKEESTKDHLIITNLVKEAHEADLEVHPYTFRADKGQIPAYAANFEELLDQFYFTAGVDGVFTDFPDRAVDFLRRAESQSKTSQYKGS